The Pseudanabaena galeata CCNP1313 genome includes a region encoding these proteins:
- a CDS encoding DNA adenine methylase has product MPPSHCSSLLMTPLAKQVANITGATAKPERLTPPLKWAGGKRWLVQHLQHTWQKHSDRRMVEPFCGGLAIALGLQPQRALLNDINPHVINFYKCLQKGLKLEIETENIREFYYAQRVEFNRLIQVGEADTPKAAQLFYYLNRTGYNGLCRFNQKGGFNVPFGKYKHINYNKDFSAYKPTLSQWKFTNLDFEKIKIASKDLIYADPPYDVEFRQYSKNGFEWSEQERLAQWLANQNCPAIASNQATDRILSLYKDLGFKYKILDAPRRISCNGDRLPAKEMLAYKGIELS; this is encoded by the coding sequence ATGCCACCGTCTCATTGTTCCTCTCTGCTCATGACTCCCTTGGCAAAACAAGTGGCTAATATTACTGGAGCTACGGCAAAGCCAGAACGCCTTACTCCACCTTTGAAATGGGCTGGCGGTAAGCGTTGGCTAGTGCAACATTTGCAGCATACTTGGCAAAAGCACAGCGATCGCCGTATGGTAGAACCATTTTGTGGGGGATTGGCGATCGCTTTAGGATTACAACCTCAAAGAGCTTTGTTAAATGACATTAATCCTCATGTCATCAATTTCTATAAATGTTTGCAAAAAGGCTTAAAACTGGAAATTGAGACTGAAAACATCCGCGAGTTTTACTACGCTCAGAGAGTAGAATTTAATCGCTTAATCCAAGTTGGTGAAGCGGACACACCAAAAGCTGCACAATTATTTTATTATCTCAATCGCACGGGCTATAACGGGCTTTGTCGGTTCAATCAAAAAGGTGGGTTTAACGTTCCTTTTGGAAAATACAAACATATTAATTACAATAAAGATTTCTCTGCATATAAACCAACGCTTTCACAGTGGAAGTTTACAAACCTAGACTTTGAGAAGATCAAGATTGCTTCCAAAGACCTCATCTATGCCGATCCTCCCTACGATGTTGAATTTCGCCAATATTCTAAAAATGGCTTTGAATGGTCAGAACAAGAACGTTTAGCCCAATGGTTGGCAAATCAAAACTGCCCTGCGATCGCTTCCAATCAAGCCACTGATCGAATTCTCTCTCTCTACAAAGATTTAGGATTTAAATATAAGATCCTTGATGCACCAAGGAGAATTAGCTGTAACGGCGATCGCCTTCCTGCGAAGGAAATGCTTGCTTATAAAGGGATAGAACTATCATGA
- the tuf gene encoding elongation factor Tu — MARAKFERTKPHVNIGTIGHVDHGKTTLTAAITMSLAAAGQATAKAYDQIDAAPEEKARGITINTAHVEYQTVERHYAHVDCPGHADYVKNMITGAAQMDGAILLVSAADGPEPQTREHILLARQVGVPNLVVFLNKEDQMEGEEELVELVELEVRELLSSYDFDGDNIPITRGSALKAVEQMTKDPKTARGTNPWVDKIWTLMDSVDSYIPTPERAVDKPFLMAVEDVFSITGRGTVATGRIERGTVKVGDIVELVGITDTRTTTVTGIEMFKKSLDEGLAGDNAGLLLRGIQKADIERGMVLAKPKSINPHTQFEGQVYILTEKEGGRKTPFFPGYRPQFYVRTTDVTGTIVTFTADDGSDAEMVMPGDRIKMTVELINPIAIENEMRFAIREGGRTVGSGVVTKILK, encoded by the coding sequence ATGGCACGCGCTAAATTTGAGAGAACTAAGCCCCACGTTAACATCGGTACTATCGGTCACGTTGATCACGGTAAAACCACTTTAACTGCTGCAATCACCATGTCCTTGGCAGCCGCAGGTCAAGCAACAGCCAAAGCATATGATCAAATTGATGCTGCCCCTGAAGAAAAAGCTCGCGGCATTACGATCAACACCGCTCACGTTGAATATCAAACCGTAGAGCGTCACTATGCTCACGTTGACTGCCCAGGACATGCTGACTATGTTAAGAACATGATCACGGGTGCGGCTCAGATGGACGGCGCAATTTTGCTTGTATCTGCTGCTGATGGTCCTGAGCCTCAGACCCGCGAACACATTTTGCTTGCACGTCAGGTTGGTGTACCTAACCTTGTTGTTTTCTTGAACAAAGAAGACCAAATGGAAGGTGAAGAAGAGCTAGTTGAACTCGTTGAACTAGAAGTTCGTGAATTGCTTTCTTCCTACGATTTTGACGGCGACAATATTCCCATCACTCGTGGTTCCGCTCTGAAAGCTGTTGAGCAAATGACCAAAGATCCTAAAACTGCTCGTGGAACCAATCCTTGGGTTGATAAAATTTGGACTTTGATGGACTCTGTTGACTCCTACATTCCTACTCCTGAGCGTGCAGTTGATAAGCCTTTCTTGATGGCTGTTGAAGATGTATTCTCGATCACTGGTCGCGGTACGGTGGCAACTGGTCGGATTGAGCGTGGTACTGTTAAGGTTGGCGATATCGTTGAACTTGTTGGTATTACCGATACCCGTACCACTACCGTTACTGGTATTGAAATGTTCAAGAAGAGCCTAGATGAAGGTCTAGCTGGTGACAACGCAGGTCTATTGTTGCGTGGTATTCAGAAGGCTGATATTGAGCGTGGTATGGTTTTGGCTAAGCCTAAGTCGATCAATCCTCACACTCAATTTGAAGGTCAGGTTTACATTTTGACCGAGAAAGAAGGTGGTCGTAAGACTCCTTTCTTCCCTGGCTATCGTCCCCAGTTCTATGTGCGTACAACCGACGTAACTGGAACCATTGTTACCTTTACTGCTGATGATGGTAGCGATGCTGAAATGGTTATGCCCGGCGATCGCATTAAGATGACCGTTGAGTTGATCAACCCCATTGCGATCGAAAACGAAATGCGCTTCGCTATTCGTGAAGGCGGACGTACTGTTGGATCAGGTGTTGTAACCAAGATCTTGAAATAG
- the fusA gene encoding elongation factor G: MERSIALDKVRNIGIAAHIDAGKTTTTERILFYSGVVHKIGEVHDGTAVTDWMAQERERGITITAAAISTNWKDHRINIIDTPGHVDFTIEVERSMRVLDGVVAVFCAVGGVQPQSETVWRQADRYKVPRLVFVNKMDRMGANFLRVREQIRARFGSNAVPIQLPIGSEAELVGIIDLIKMKAYIYKDEIGKDIEEIDIPADLVDLANDWHGKLLESVADSDDDLMEKYLEGEELTEDEVRSGLRKGTLSGKIVPMTCGSAFKNKGVQLLLDAVIDYLPAPSDVKPVQGLLPNGEEATREAKDDAPMSALAFKIMADPYGRLTFVRVYSGILKKGSYALNSSKNKKERISRLIILKADDRQEVDELRAGDLGAVLGLKDTFTGDTLCDDSSPIVLETLFIPEPVISVAVEPKTKQDMEKLSKALQSLSEEDPTFRVMTDPETNQTIISGMGELHLEILVDRMKREFNVEANVGAPQVAYRETIRRTVTDIEGKFARQSGGKGQYGHVVINLEPTEPGTGFEFVSKIVGGVIPKEFIKPSEQGMKEACESGILAGYPVIDLRATLVHGSFHDVDSSEMAFKIAGSMAIKEAVMKAQPVLLEPMMKVEVETPEDYMGDVIGDLSRRRGNIAGMDDTPSGKRVEARVPLSEMFGYSTDLRSSTQGRASFSMEFSHYEEVPKNVAEAIIAKSKGKE; this comes from the coding sequence GTGGAACGCTCTATTGCCTTAGATAAGGTACGCAATATAGGTATTGCGGCGCACATTGACGCTGGTAAAACCACAACTACAGAGCGAATTCTGTTTTATTCTGGCGTTGTTCACAAAATAGGTGAAGTCCATGATGGAACCGCCGTAACTGATTGGATGGCTCAAGAACGCGAACGCGGCATCACCATTACTGCCGCCGCTATCAGCACCAATTGGAAAGATCATCGCATTAACATCATCGACACTCCTGGACACGTGGACTTCACCATTGAAGTAGAACGCTCCATGCGTGTACTTGATGGCGTAGTTGCAGTTTTCTGTGCCGTCGGTGGCGTACAGCCTCAATCCGAAACTGTATGGAGACAAGCAGACCGCTATAAAGTACCTCGCCTCGTATTCGTCAACAAAATGGATCGCATGGGGGCGAATTTTTTGCGAGTACGAGAACAAATTCGTGCGCGTTTTGGTTCCAATGCTGTTCCCATCCAACTGCCTATTGGTAGTGAAGCAGAGCTAGTAGGAATTATCGATCTCATCAAAATGAAAGCCTACATTTATAAAGATGAAATCGGCAAAGATATCGAAGAAATAGATATTCCTGCTGACTTAGTTGATCTAGCTAACGATTGGCACGGTAAGCTCCTTGAATCAGTTGCCGATTCTGACGATGATTTGATGGAGAAATATCTTGAAGGTGAGGAACTCACTGAAGATGAAGTTAGATCAGGCTTGCGTAAAGGCACTCTTAGCGGCAAGATTGTCCCAATGACTTGTGGTTCGGCTTTCAAGAATAAAGGCGTACAGCTTTTACTAGATGCCGTTATCGATTACCTTCCTGCGCCTAGTGATGTTAAACCAGTTCAAGGTTTGCTACCTAATGGTGAGGAGGCTACTCGTGAAGCAAAAGATGATGCACCAATGTCGGCATTGGCGTTCAAGATCATGGCTGATCCCTATGGTCGTCTCACCTTTGTGCGAGTTTATTCTGGCATCTTGAAAAAAGGTTCCTACGCGCTCAACTCTAGCAAGAACAAGAAGGAACGTATTTCGCGCCTGATTATCTTGAAAGCTGACGATCGCCAAGAGGTTGATGAACTCAGAGCAGGTGACCTCGGAGCTGTACTAGGACTTAAAGACACCTTTACAGGCGACACTCTTTGCGATGACAGTTCACCGATTGTTCTAGAGACACTATTTATTCCTGAGCCTGTTATTTCCGTTGCTGTTGAGCCAAAAACGAAACAGGACATGGAAAAACTATCCAAGGCTCTACAATCTTTGTCTGAAGAAGATCCGACCTTCCGCGTGATGACCGATCCAGAGACCAATCAAACAATTATCTCTGGTATGGGTGAGCTTCACCTTGAAATTCTCGTTGATCGGATGAAGCGCGAGTTTAATGTTGAAGCGAACGTGGGTGCTCCTCAAGTCGCTTATCGCGAAACTATTCGCAGAACCGTTACCGATATTGAAGGTAAATTTGCCCGTCAGAGTGGTGGTAAGGGACAATATGGTCACGTTGTGATCAATTTGGAACCTACCGAACCAGGCACAGGATTTGAATTTGTATCAAAAATTGTTGGCGGTGTGATTCCTAAGGAATTCATCAAGCCTTCAGAGCAAGGTATGAAAGAAGCCTGTGAATCGGGAATTCTGGCAGGCTACCCTGTGATTGACCTCAGAGCTACCCTCGTACATGGTTCGTTCCATGATGTGGACTCTTCAGAAATGGCTTTTAAAATTGCTGGTTCAATGGCAATCAAGGAAGCTGTTATGAAGGCTCAGCCTGTTTTGCTTGAACCGATGATGAAGGTTGAGGTGGAAACCCCTGAAGACTACATGGGTGATGTCATCGGTGACCTCAGTCGTCGTCGTGGCAATATTGCGGGTATGGACGATACTCCATCTGGCAAGAGAGTTGAGGCAAGGGTTCCCTTGTCTGAGATGTTTGGTTATTCTACTGACCTTCGCTCTTCAACTCAAGGCAGGGCAAGCTTCTCAATGGAATTTAGCCATTATGAAGAAGTACCAAAAAATGTGGCTGAAGCCATCATTGCTAAAAGCAAGGGTAAAGAGTAG
- the rpsG gene encoding 30S ribosomal protein S7, which produces MSRRTKASKRITPPDSVYNSRLISMLIRRVMSRGKHSVASHIVYKALDTIGERTGNPPLEVFDRAIRNATPLVEVKARRVGGATYQVPMEVRTDRGVALALRWLVQYSRGRAGRSMITKLANELMDAANETGQTIRKREETHKMAEANKAFAHYRY; this is translated from the coding sequence ATGTCCCGTAGAACGAAAGCTTCAAAGCGCATAACTCCCCCTGATTCGGTTTACAACAGCCGTCTTATTAGTATGCTTATCCGCCGTGTAATGTCACGCGGTAAGCATTCTGTAGCCTCTCACATTGTTTACAAAGCTCTTGACACCATCGGCGAACGTACAGGCAATCCACCATTAGAAGTGTTTGACCGTGCAATTCGCAATGCCACCCCACTTGTAGAAGTTAAAGCTCGTCGTGTTGGTGGTGCTACTTACCAAGTACCAATGGAAGTCCGCACTGATCGTGGTGTTGCCCTTGCCCTACGCTGGTTAGTTCAATATTCTCGTGGTCGCGCTGGACGTAGCATGATTACGAAACTAGCTAATGAATTGATGGATGCCGCCAACGAAACTGGTCAAACCATCCGTAAGCGTGAAGAAACCCACAAGATGGCAGAAGCAAACAAAGCATTTGCTCACTACCGTTACTAA
- the devC gene encoding ABC transporter permease DevC gives MFAIPLAWLQLTYQKGRLAIAIAGIMFAVILIAMQLGFQEALFKSAVLLHLNLRSDLVLIHPSSNNLLNLRQFSRRRLHQAAGFTGVKSVYPVYIGLAEWNATELGVKEDILAIGVSPQANPFLFPNIKPDLDKTLLPDVVLFDRGSREDFYGSVAAEYETAIAQGKILTKEVANRTIKIGGIFTMGVSFAANGTVITSEQNFLRIFPDRPVGNISLGLVQLEENANAIAVREAMQSQLDQDVKILTRQEFIDLELNYWSEATPIGFIFGLGVTMGFIVGVVIVYQVLYKDVSDHLAEYATLKAMGYSNFYLFSLILQESLLLSLCGFVPALLICAILYNLTQSATGLLMELNSDRILQLLFLTITMCVISGTLSLRKVQTADPAEIFD, from the coding sequence ATGTTTGCCATTCCCTTAGCTTGGTTACAACTTACTTATCAAAAAGGACGACTAGCGATCGCGATCGCAGGAATCATGTTTGCGGTAATTTTGATCGCCATGCAGTTAGGTTTTCAAGAAGCCCTATTTAAAAGTGCAGTTCTGTTACACCTTAACCTGCGTAGTGATTTAGTCCTGATTCATCCCAGCTCGAACAATCTACTGAATCTCAGGCAATTTTCACGTCGCCGCTTACATCAAGCGGCTGGATTTACAGGGGTCAAATCGGTTTACCCAGTATATATTGGTCTCGCTGAGTGGAATGCAACTGAGCTTGGCGTAAAGGAAGACATTTTAGCGATTGGCGTTTCCCCCCAAGCCAATCCATTCCTATTTCCCAATATCAAACCAGATTTAGATAAAACTTTATTACCTGATGTTGTGCTGTTTGATCGCGGCTCAAGGGAAGACTTTTATGGTTCAGTGGCTGCTGAATATGAAACTGCGATCGCCCAAGGCAAAATTCTCACCAAAGAGGTAGCTAACCGCACCATTAAGATCGGCGGAATATTTACGATGGGAGTATCTTTTGCAGCTAACGGCACAGTGATTACAAGCGAACAAAACTTTTTAAGAATTTTCCCCGATCGCCCCGTTGGAAATATTAGCTTAGGCTTAGTGCAGTTAGAAGAAAATGCAAATGCGATCGCCGTTCGTGAAGCCATGCAATCGCAATTAGATCAAGATGTAAAAATATTGACTAGACAAGAATTTATTGATTTAGAGTTAAATTACTGGTCTGAAGCAACCCCAATTGGCTTTATCTTTGGCTTAGGAGTGACCATGGGCTTTATTGTTGGTGTCGTTATTGTCTACCAAGTTTTATATAAAGATGTGTCAGATCATCTAGCTGAATATGCCACCCTTAAGGCGATGGGATACAGCAACTTTTATTTATTTAGTCTAATTTTGCAAGAATCCTTGCTCTTATCACTCTGTGGATTTGTGCCAGCCCTATTAATTTGTGCAATTCTTTACAACCTAACTCAAAGTGCTACAGGCTTGTTAATGGAGCTAAATAGCGATCGCATTTTGCAGCTACTGTTCCTAACAATTACGATGTGCGTGATTTCAGGGACATTATCGCTTCGCAAAGTCCAAACGGCTGATCCAGCGGAAATATTTGATTAA
- the tpiA gene encoding triose-phosphate isomerase, which yields MRKIVIAGNWKMYKNQSEAKTFFSEFPAHLKATAPQAAIADQQILICVPYTNLAILQTIVPAIGQANLSIGAQNVHWAENGAFTGEISAPMLVELGIKYVIIGHSERRQFFGETDETVNKRLKAAQANGLTPILCVGESKQQRDANETESWIFSQLAADLVDVDQNNLIIAYEPIWAIGTGDTCASSEANRVIGLIRGKLANPNVTIQYGGSVKADNIDEIMAQPEIDGVLVGGASLDPAGFARIVNYR from the coding sequence TTGCGTAAAATCGTTATCGCTGGCAACTGGAAAATGTATAAAAACCAGTCTGAAGCCAAAACATTTTTCTCGGAATTTCCTGCCCACCTCAAAGCCACCGCCCCCCAAGCGGCGATCGCCGATCAGCAAATCCTTATTTGCGTCCCCTATACAAATCTGGCGATTCTACAAACCATCGTGCCAGCGATCGGTCAAGCAAACCTGAGTATTGGCGCTCAAAATGTCCATTGGGCAGAAAATGGCGCATTTACTGGTGAAATTTCTGCACCGATGCTAGTCGAGCTTGGCATCAAGTATGTGATCATCGGACATAGTGAGCGTCGTCAATTTTTTGGTGAAACCGATGAAACTGTGAACAAGCGACTAAAAGCTGCACAGGCTAACGGATTAACTCCCATTCTCTGTGTTGGCGAAAGCAAGCAACAACGCGACGCAAACGAAACCGAGTCTTGGATATTTTCACAACTAGCAGCCGATCTCGTTGATGTTGATCAAAATAATTTGATCATCGCTTACGAGCCAATTTGGGCGATCGGTACTGGAGACACCTGTGCCTCTAGCGAAGCAAATCGTGTGATTGGACTAATTCGTGGTAAGCTAGCAAATCCTAACGTCACAATTCAGTATGGTGGTTCTGTCAAAGCTGATAATATTGACGAAATCATGGCGCAACCTGAAATCGATGGTGTGCTAGTTGGTGGAGCAAGTCTTGATCCAGCAGGCTTTGCCCGAATTGTAAATTATCGCTAG
- a CDS encoding Uma2 family endonuclease produces MIATTERRYSLDEYRAIAEASTEKCEYHDGEIITMTGGTLNHSLVMGNIFFFLKLLLRDTSFVTVNSEMRIWIPNYRCGVYADAMIFDGRPQLNGDRKDEALNPLLIVEVLSPSTEEYDRTDKFRMYRSIPSFCEYLLIRQNKVFVERYSKQSQGWSYSDFDGLDQSILLESVNIELAIAEIYRDIDF; encoded by the coding sequence ATGATTGCCACCACTGAACGCCGCTACAGTCTTGATGAATATCGCGCGATCGCTGAAGCATCCACCGAAAAATGTGAATACCACGATGGAGAAATTATTACGATGACTGGCGGAACACTTAACCACAGTTTGGTTATGGGAAATATTTTCTTCTTTCTCAAGTTATTGCTACGTGATACATCTTTTGTAACAGTTAACAGTGAAATGCGAATTTGGATTCCCAATTATCGTTGTGGAGTGTATGCAGATGCCATGATTTTTGATGGTAGACCTCAACTAAATGGCGATCGCAAAGATGAAGCTTTAAATCCACTTTTAATTGTGGAAGTGCTTTCTCCATCAACTGAGGAATACGATCGCACAGATAAGTTTCGGATGTATCGTTCTATTCCTAGCTTTTGTGAATATCTCTTAATTCGTCAAAACAAAGTATTTGTAGAACGCTATAGTAAACAATCACAGGGTTGGTCATACAGTGATTTTGATGGTTTAGACCAGTCGATTTTGTTAGAGTCGGTAAATATTGAATTAGCGATCGCCGAAATCTATCGTGATATTGATTTTTAA
- a CDS encoding PD-(D/E)XK nuclease superfamily protein, whose protein sequence is MSLRNTETGAVLEQMVLHSLIYGGYLYQSQQYIGSRPGGGKHKIDVVANRGDRNVLISLKWQQVGGTAEQKVPFEVICLMDAMEQNPNYQKAYLVLGGEGWTLREFYISGDLQQYIPYGDRVEIVTLERFIMKANMGKL, encoded by the coding sequence ATGAGTCTTCGGAATACGGAAACTGGTGCGGTTTTAGAACAAATGGTATTGCATTCTCTAATTTATGGTGGCTATCTCTATCAGTCTCAGCAATATATCGGTAGCCGCCCAGGCGGAGGCAAACATAAAATTGATGTAGTCGCCAATCGAGGCGATCGCAATGTTTTGATTTCTCTCAAATGGCAACAGGTAGGTGGTACTGCCGAACAGAAAGTTCCCTTTGAAGTAATTTGCTTGATGGATGCAATGGAGCAAAATCCCAATTATCAAAAGGCTTATTTAGTGCTGGGTGGTGAAGGTTGGACTTTGCGCGAATTCTACATTTCAGGGGACTTGCAGCAGTATATTCCCTATGGCGATCGCGTAGAGATTGTTACCCTTGAGAGATTTATTATGAAAGCAAATATGGGAAAACTTTAA
- the rpsL gene encoding 30S ribosomal protein S12, with protein MPTIQQLIRSERQTINTKTKSPALKSCPQRRGVCTRVYTTTPKKPNSALRKVARVRLTSGFEVTAYIPGIGHNLQEHSVVMIRGGRVKDLPGVRYHIIRGTLDTSGVKDRKQGRSKYGAKRPKPGQAPAASTGKKKK; from the coding sequence ATGCCCACGATCCAACAGCTCATCCGCAGTGAGCGCCAAACCATAAACACCAAAACAAAATCTCCTGCCCTAAAAAGTTGTCCTCAACGCAGGGGAGTATGTACGCGCGTCTACACTACAACACCCAAAAAGCCCAACTCTGCACTTAGAAAAGTGGCACGGGTACGCTTGACTTCTGGATTTGAAGTCACCGCATACATCCCTGGGATTGGGCATAACCTCCAAGAACACTCCGTTGTGATGATTAGAGGCGGTCGTGTAAAAGATTTACCAGGTGTGCGTTATCACATTATCCGTGGCACTCTCGATACTTCAGGTGTTAAGGATCGTAAGCAAGGACGCTCTAAATATGGTGCTAAGCGACCCAAGCCTGGTCAAGCTCCAGCCGCAAGCACAGGCAAGAAGAAAAAGTAA
- a CDS encoding 2-phosphosulfolactate phosphatase family protein: MKIFVYHTPELVPAEGNPDCAIAVDILRATTTIATALAAGAEGVQVFSDLDELMRVSEAHPPELRIRVGERGGKTVEGCDLGNSPFDFTPDVVKGKRIFMSTTNGTRSLQKVQNAKSVLACAMINLGSVLKYLRETKPETVWIVGSGWEGSYSLEDTTCAGAIAANLEDEADFGNDEAVAAATLYKAWKGEVEELFYQASHGKRLLKLDCAEDIAYCAKLDVVDVLPKQSSAGLLVAA, from the coding sequence ATGAAAATATTTGTCTATCACACGCCTGAGTTAGTGCCTGCTGAAGGAAATCCAGATTGCGCGATCGCTGTTGACATTTTGCGAGCCACTACTACGATCGCTACAGCACTAGCGGCAGGAGCCGAGGGAGTGCAAGTATTCTCCGATCTTGATGAGTTGATGCGTGTCAGTGAAGCGCATCCGCCAGAGTTAAGGATCAGGGTCGGTGAGCGTGGTGGGAAGACTGTAGAGGGTTGTGATTTGGGGAATTCGCCCTTTGACTTTACGCCAGATGTGGTGAAGGGCAAACGGATTTTTATGAGTACGACTAATGGCACGCGATCGCTGCAAAAAGTCCAAAATGCGAAGAGTGTTCTGGCTTGCGCGATGATTAACCTTGGCTCGGTATTAAAGTATTTACGCGAAACTAAACCTGAAACTGTGTGGATTGTGGGTTCTGGTTGGGAAGGTAGTTATTCGCTTGAAGATACGACCTGTGCGGGTGCGATCGCGGCTAATCTCGAAGATGAGGCTGATTTTGGTAATGATGAGGCGGTAGCCGCAGCGACTCTCTATAAAGCTTGGAAGGGTGAGGTTGAGGAATTATTTTATCAAGCTAGTCATGGCAAACGGTTGCTCAAGCTTGACTGCGCTGAGGATATTGCCTACTGTGCCAAGCTCGATGTTGTTGATGTATTGCCCAAACAATCTAGTGCAGGCTTGCTAGTTGCTGCTTAG
- a CDS encoding GUN4 domain-containing protein produces MDTKLTTLKDKLFSGKEANQLPAIAELASLGEEGLQILDEFIQARKAANTEVTWIDGRIHQTLLQSDLPKALELAQIHYPHGVVTLKSEKAIDYQPIQILLAKQDFEEADRVTSKKLCEAAGAAALARGWLYFTDAKSIPISDLQTINQLWLVYSEGKFGFSVQRKIWLSLGKGWEKFWLKIGWKKDGSFTRYPNEFIWSLDAPRGHLPLSNQLRGNKTMQAIFSHPAW; encoded by the coding sequence ATGGATACAAAACTAACTACGTTAAAAGATAAGTTGTTTTCGGGTAAAGAGGCAAACCAATTACCTGCGATCGCCGAATTAGCTAGCCTTGGAGAAGAAGGTTTACAAATATTAGATGAATTTATTCAAGCCCGCAAAGCGGCGAATACGGAAGTGACATGGATCGATGGCAGAATCCATCAAACCCTATTACAAAGCGATTTACCTAAAGCCCTCGAACTAGCCCAAATTCATTATCCTCATGGTGTCGTCACCTTAAAGTCAGAAAAAGCGATCGACTATCAACCAATTCAAATATTGCTAGCAAAACAAGACTTTGAAGAAGCCGATCGCGTTACTAGCAAAAAATTATGTGAGGCGGCGGGTGCGGCGGCTCTGGCGAGAGGTTGGCTATATTTCACCGATGCTAAGTCGATTCCCATTAGTGATTTACAAACGATTAATCAACTTTGGCTAGTTTATTCCGAAGGTAAGTTTGGCTTCTCGGTACAGCGTAAAATCTGGCTTAGCCTAGGCAAGGGCTGGGAAAAGTTTTGGTTAAAGATTGGTTGGAAGAAAGATGGATCTTTTACCCGTTATCCCAATGAGTTTATTTGGAGTCTGGATGCTCCAAGGGGACATTTGCCACTTTCTAACCAATTACGCGGCAATAAAACGATGCAAGCAATCTTTTCACATCCTGCTTGGTAA
- a CDS encoding GNAT family N-acetyltransferase — MLQQASRYTTTWVDTVNKVKAEAWNILAKPLATPFFEWEWLSNLESSGCAIAQQGWLPSHLLVWQGDELVAAAPLYLKGHSQGEFVFDHQWADLSYRLGIEYYPKLLGMAPFTPAVGYRFLVHPDLSDNPNELSKIYDLMLAEIDRLCDKHQMSGCNFLYVDPSWKHELESRGFTTWMHHSYVWENQEFTDFDDYLKNFNANQRRNIKRERKSVESTGITMRVYTGEEIPHYFYGYMYELYNDHCNKFWGGSKYLNRKFFENLAHSFRDRLVFVAGEIEDYPKPVGMSFCIRKDDQLFGRYWGCVQEIDCLHFNACYYKPIEWAIAQGIKRFDPGAGGQHKKRRGFPATPNYSLHRFYRDRLKQILVPYISEVNTYEARQIQAINNELPFDFAPPDLHV; from the coding sequence ATGCTGCAACAAGCTTCCCGTTATACAACGACTTGGGTGGATACGGTTAATAAGGTCAAGGCTGAGGCATGGAATATTCTCGCAAAACCTTTGGCAACTCCTTTCTTTGAATGGGAATGGCTCTCGAATTTAGAGTCTTCAGGTTGTGCGATCGCCCAGCAGGGTTGGCTGCCTAGTCATTTATTAGTCTGGCAGGGAGATGAATTAGTGGCGGCTGCGCCTTTGTATTTGAAGGGGCATAGTCAAGGTGAGTTTGTGTTTGACCATCAATGGGCGGATTTGTCCTATCGGCTAGGGATTGAGTATTATCCGAAATTATTAGGGATGGCTCCCTTTACGCCTGCGGTGGGTTATCGCTTTTTGGTACATCCTGATTTGAGCGATAATCCCAACGAATTATCAAAAATCTATGATTTGATGCTTGCGGAGATTGATCGCCTTTGTGACAAACATCAAATGTCGGGCTGTAATTTCTTATATGTCGATCCCAGTTGGAAGCATGAGCTAGAGTCACGAGGCTTTACAACTTGGATGCACCATAGTTACGTTTGGGAAAATCAAGAGTTTACGGATTTTGATGATTACCTCAAAAATTTCAATGCGAATCAGCGCCGCAATATTAAGCGGGAGCGCAAATCCGTCGAAAGCACAGGAATTACGATGCGGGTTTATACGGGTGAAGAGATTCCGCATTATTTTTATGGCTATATGTATGAGCTATATAACGATCATTGCAATAAGTTCTGGGGTGGCAGCAAGTATTTGAATCGCAAGTTTTTTGAAAATCTCGCCCATAGCTTTCGCGATCGCCTTGTGTTTGTGGCAGGTGAGATCGAAGATTATCCCAAACCTGTCGGGATGTCTTTCTGCATTCGTAAGGATGATCAATTATTTGGGCGTTATTGGGGATGCGTGCAGGAAATTGATTGTTTGCACTTTAATGCTTGTTATTACAAACCGATCGAATGGGCGATCGCTCAAGGAATTAAACGCTTTGACCCCGGGGCTGGTGGTCAGCATAAAAAGCGGCGCGGATTTCCTGCGACACCAAATTACAGTTTGCATCGCTTTTATCGCGATCGGCTCAAGCAAATTCTGGTTCCCTATATCAGTGAGGTGAATACTTACGAGGCTAGGCAAATTCAAGCGATTAATAACGAATTGCCCTTTGATTTTGCTCCCCCCGATTTGCATGTATAG